A genomic window from Pyxidicoccus trucidator includes:
- a CDS encoding aldehyde dehydrogenase: protein MEKVLNYIGGELLPASSGAWLDKPEPATGETYAKVPDSDEPDVQRAVEAASRAFPAWSATPASERSRMLRRIADAIRSRLDAFARAESIDTGKPLSVASTVDIPRSILNFEFFADAVTQFSSEAHQTDNVALNYTLRSPLGVVGCISPWNLPLYLLTWKIAPALAIGNCVVAKPSEVTPMTAYLLSQVCREAGLPPGVLNLVHGLGPKVGAAMSRHPDISAISFTGSTRTGAEIARVAAPAFKKLSLEMGGKNPNVIFADCDFDDALATTLRSSFANQGQICLCGPRIFVQRPIYERFKEALVTRTRALKVGDPLEAGTDQGALVSQQHFDKVLGYVDIAKQEGGRVLTGGQRASVPGRCRNGWFVEPTLIEGLDAGCRTNQEEIFGPVATLIPFDQEEEVLAWANSTKYGLAASVWTKDLQRAHRFASRLHSGIVWVNTWMLRDLRTPFGGVKDSGVGREGGWDALRFFTEPKNVCIKL, encoded by the coding sequence ATGGAGAAGGTGCTCAACTACATCGGTGGAGAGCTGCTGCCCGCCAGCAGCGGCGCGTGGCTGGACAAGCCCGAGCCGGCCACCGGCGAGACGTACGCGAAGGTGCCCGACTCGGACGAGCCGGACGTGCAGCGCGCCGTGGAGGCCGCCTCGCGCGCCTTCCCCGCCTGGTCCGCCACCCCGGCCTCCGAGCGCTCCCGCATGCTGCGCCGCATCGCGGACGCCATCCGCTCCCGCCTGGACGCCTTCGCCCGCGCGGAGTCCATCGACACGGGCAAGCCCCTGTCCGTCGCCTCCACCGTGGACATCCCCCGCAGCATCCTCAACTTCGAGTTCTTCGCGGACGCGGTGACGCAGTTCTCCAGCGAGGCGCACCAGACGGACAACGTCGCCCTCAACTACACCCTGCGCTCGCCGCTGGGCGTGGTGGGCTGCATCTCCCCGTGGAACCTGCCGCTCTACCTGCTCACGTGGAAGATTGCCCCGGCACTCGCGATTGGGAATTGCGTCGTCGCCAAGCCGTCCGAAGTCACGCCGATGACGGCCTATCTGCTGTCCCAGGTGTGCCGCGAGGCGGGCCTGCCGCCCGGCGTGCTCAACCTCGTGCACGGCCTGGGCCCCAAGGTGGGCGCGGCGATGAGCCGCCACCCGGACATCAGCGCCATCTCCTTCACCGGCAGCACCCGCACCGGCGCGGAGATTGCCCGCGTGGCCGCCCCCGCCTTCAAGAAGCTGTCGCTGGAGATGGGCGGGAAGAACCCCAACGTCATCTTCGCGGACTGCGACTTCGACGACGCGCTGGCCACCACGCTGCGCTCGTCCTTCGCCAACCAGGGACAGATTTGCCTCTGCGGCCCGCGCATCTTCGTGCAGCGCCCCATCTACGAGCGCTTCAAGGAGGCGCTCGTCACCCGCACCCGCGCCCTCAAGGTGGGTGACCCGCTGGAGGCCGGCACGGACCAGGGCGCCCTCGTGTCGCAGCAGCACTTCGACAAGGTGCTGGGCTACGTCGATATCGCGAAGCAGGAGGGCGGACGCGTCCTCACCGGAGGCCAGCGCGCCAGCGTGCCGGGCCGGTGCCGCAACGGCTGGTTCGTGGAGCCCACCCTCATCGAGGGCCTGGACGCCGGGTGCCGCACCAACCAGGAGGAGATTTTCGGCCCCGTCGCCACGCTCATTCCCTTCGACCAGGAGGAGGAGGTGCTCGCCTGGGCCAACTCCACGAAGTACGGCCTGGCCGCCAGCGTGTGGACGAAAGATTTGCAGCGCGCGCACCGCTTCGCCTCGCGGCTGCACAGCGGCATCGTCTGGGTGAACACCTGGATGCTGAGAGACCTCCGCACGCCGTTCGGCGGGGTGAAGGACTCGGGCGTGGGGCGCGAGGGCGGCTGGGACGCGCTGCGCTTCTTCACCGAGCCGAAGAACGTCTGCATCAAGCTTTGA
- a CDS encoding RidA family protein, with the protein MSSSERVDSQKAPEPVGLYPHARRVGNLLFLSGVGPRERGTKRIPGVTLDAEGNITSYDIEAQCHSVFRNVRYILEDAGSSWDKLVDVTVYLTNMKNDFPTYNRLWAEYFKDHPPCRTTLEINRLPTPIAIELKCIATIGDE; encoded by the coding sequence GTGAGCAGCAGCGAGCGAGTCGATTCCCAGAAGGCCCCGGAGCCGGTGGGCCTGTACCCCCACGCACGACGCGTGGGCAACCTCCTGTTCCTGTCCGGCGTGGGCCCGCGCGAGCGCGGCACCAAGCGGATTCCCGGCGTGACGCTGGATGCCGAGGGCAACATCACCTCGTACGACATCGAGGCGCAGTGCCACTCCGTGTTCCGCAACGTCCGCTACATCCTGGAGGACGCGGGCTCGTCCTGGGACAAGCTGGTGGACGTGACGGTGTACCTGACGAACATGAAGAACGACTTCCCCACCTACAACCGGCTGTGGGCGGAGTACTTCAAGGACCACCCGCCGTGCAGGACGACGCTCGAAATCAACCGGCTGCCCACTCCGATTGCCATCGAGCTCAAGTGCATCGCCACCATCGGAGATGAATGA
- the nbaC gene encoding 3-hydroxyanthranilate 3,4-dioxygenase, with the protein MGRLTPINFKKWIDEHRHLLKPPVGNQQIWADREFMVTVVGGPNARTDFHINEGEEFFYQLEGNITLRVIDEGEVQDIPILEGEIFLLPPNVPHSPQRPAGTVGLVLERRRQPKEMDGFMWLCPKCGEKLYEEFVHVTNLVTQLPPIFEHFYGNPDHCTCKKCGTKVTKGGPSR; encoded by the coding sequence ATGGGCCGCCTGACTCCCATCAACTTCAAGAAGTGGATTGACGAGCACCGCCACCTGCTCAAGCCGCCCGTCGGCAATCAACAAATCTGGGCCGACCGCGAGTTCATGGTGACGGTGGTCGGCGGCCCCAACGCGCGCACCGACTTCCACATCAACGAGGGCGAGGAGTTCTTCTACCAGCTCGAGGGCAACATCACCCTGCGCGTCATCGACGAGGGCGAGGTGCAGGACATTCCCATCCTGGAAGGGGAAATCTTCCTGCTGCCGCCCAACGTGCCGCACTCGCCGCAGCGCCCCGCGGGCACGGTGGGGCTGGTGCTGGAGCGCCGCCGTCAGCCGAAGGAGATGGACGGCTTCATGTGGCTGTGCCCGAAGTGCGGCGAGAAGCTCTATGAGGAGTTCGTGCACGTCACGAATCTGGTGACGCAGCTGCCGCCCATCTTCGAGCACTTCTACGGCAACCCCGACCACTGCACCTGCAAGAAGTGCGGGACGAAGGTCACGAAAGGCGGCCCGTCCCGTTGA
- a CDS encoding amidohydrolase family protein — protein sequence MKVDIHTHLLPAQLPRFAERYGYGGFITLDHHAPCRARMLRDDGKFFREVESNCWDPVKRIEECDAQGVHVQVLSTVPVMFSYWTKPEHGLDLSRFLNDHLASVVREHPKRFVGLGTVPLQSPELAVRELERCVKELGLAGVQIGSHVNDWNLSDPALFPFFQAASELGAAIFVHPWDMMGEAKMQKYWLPWLVGMPAEVSLAICSLIFGGVMERLPKLRFAFAHGGGSFPHTLGRIQHGFEARPDLVAVDNKVAPRDYVGRFWVDSLVHDVEALRFIVRLFGQDKVALGSDYPFPLGEDRPGTLIESLRELEPAARERLLWRNALEWLGRSREDFAP from the coding sequence TTGAAGGTCGACATCCACACGCACCTGCTGCCGGCGCAGCTCCCTCGCTTCGCCGAGCGGTACGGCTATGGCGGCTTCATCACCCTGGACCACCACGCGCCCTGCCGCGCGCGCATGCTCCGCGACGACGGGAAGTTCTTCCGCGAAGTCGAGAGCAACTGCTGGGACCCGGTGAAGCGCATTGAAGAGTGCGACGCGCAGGGCGTCCACGTGCAGGTGCTGTCCACCGTGCCGGTGATGTTCAGCTACTGGACGAAGCCCGAGCACGGCTTGGACTTGTCGCGCTTCCTCAACGACCACCTCGCCTCCGTCGTCCGCGAGCACCCCAAGCGCTTCGTGGGGCTGGGCACGGTGCCGCTCCAGTCGCCGGAGCTGGCGGTGCGGGAGCTGGAGCGGTGCGTGAAGGAGCTGGGGCTGGCGGGCGTGCAGATTGGCAGCCACGTCAACGACTGGAACCTGTCGGACCCGGCGCTGTTCCCCTTCTTCCAGGCCGCGAGCGAGCTGGGCGCCGCCATCTTCGTCCACCCGTGGGACATGATGGGCGAGGCGAAGATGCAGAAGTACTGGCTTCCGTGGCTGGTGGGCATGCCGGCGGAGGTGTCGCTCGCCATCTGCTCGCTCATCTTCGGCGGCGTCATGGAGCGGCTGCCGAAGCTGCGCTTCGCCTTCGCGCACGGCGGCGGCTCGTTCCCCCACACGCTGGGCCGGATTCAGCACGGCTTCGAGGCGCGGCCGGACCTCGTGGCGGTGGACAACAAGGTCGCGCCCCGGGACTACGTGGGCCGCTTCTGGGTGGACTCGCTGGTCCACGACGTGGAGGCGCTGCGCTTCATCGTCCGGCTGTTCGGCCAGGACAAGGTGGCGCTCGGCAGTGACTACCCCTTTCCCCTGGGCGAGGACCGCCCGGGCACGCTCATCGAGTCCCTGAGGGAGCTGGAGCCGGCCGCGCGCGAGCGGCTGCTCTGGCGCAATGCCCTGGAGTGGCTCGGACGCTCACGCGAGGACTTCGCACCATGA
- the kynU gene encoding kynureninase: MTTPHPFEDSEAFARKLDAEDPLRAFRDEFLFPKAADGKPVVYLAGNSLGLQPRNAARYIQEELEDWARLGVEGHHEGRHPWLHYHELVTQQTARLVGAKPLEVVVMNTLTVNLHLMMVSFYRPTKERFKILVEGGAFPSDQYAVASQVRFHGYDAREAVLELKPRSGEETLRTEDILATIEKHGHEVSLVLLGSVNYLTGQAFDIPAITKAAHAKGCFVGFDLAHGAGNLKVSLHDDGPDFAVWCSYKYLNGGPGNLGGVFVHERHAREKDLPRFEGWWGHDKTTRFQMGPTFDPLPGAEGWQLSNPPIFQLAALRASLELFDKAGMEALRAKSERLTGYLEFLLDKLPPGFVRVTTPRDSKQRGAQLSLRLKGEPQGMLKRLADAGIVCDFRKPDIIRAAPAPLYCNYTDVYRFVRTLEGHARD; this comes from the coding sequence ATGACGACGCCGCACCCCTTCGAGGACTCCGAGGCCTTCGCGCGCAAGCTGGACGCCGAGGACCCGCTGCGCGCCTTCCGCGACGAGTTCCTCTTCCCCAAGGCCGCGGACGGCAAGCCCGTCGTCTACCTCGCGGGCAACTCGCTGGGGCTCCAGCCTCGCAACGCCGCGCGCTACATCCAGGAAGAGCTGGAGGACTGGGCCCGTCTGGGCGTGGAGGGGCACCACGAGGGACGCCACCCCTGGCTGCACTACCACGAGCTCGTCACCCAGCAGACCGCGCGGCTGGTGGGCGCGAAGCCGCTGGAAGTGGTGGTGATGAACACCCTGACGGTGAACCTGCATCTAATGATGGTGTCCTTCTACCGGCCCACGAAGGAGCGCTTCAAAATCCTCGTCGAGGGCGGCGCCTTCCCCTCGGACCAGTACGCGGTGGCGTCGCAGGTGCGCTTCCACGGCTACGACGCGCGCGAGGCGGTGCTGGAGCTGAAGCCGCGCTCGGGCGAGGAGACGCTGCGCACCGAGGACATCCTCGCGACGATTGAAAAGCACGGGCACGAGGTGTCGCTGGTGCTGCTGGGCAGCGTGAACTACCTCACCGGGCAGGCGTTCGACATCCCGGCGATTACGAAGGCGGCGCACGCGAAGGGCTGCTTCGTGGGCTTCGACCTGGCGCACGGCGCGGGCAACCTCAAGGTGTCCCTGCACGACGACGGGCCGGACTTCGCCGTGTGGTGCTCGTACAAGTACCTCAACGGCGGCCCGGGCAACCTGGGCGGCGTCTTCGTCCACGAGCGGCACGCGCGGGAGAAGGACCTGCCCCGCTTCGAGGGCTGGTGGGGCCACGACAAGACGACGCGCTTCCAGATGGGGCCCACCTTCGACCCGCTGCCGGGCGCGGAGGGGTGGCAGCTGTCCAACCCGCCCATCTTCCAGCTCGCGGCGCTGCGGGCGTCGCTGGAGCTGTTCGACAAGGCCGGCATGGAGGCGCTGCGCGCCAAGAGCGAGCGGCTCACCGGCTACCTGGAGTTCCTGCTCGACAAGCTGCCCCCGGGCTTCGTGCGCGTCACCACGCCGCGAGACTCGAAGCAGCGCGGGGCGCAGCTCTCGCTGCGGCTCAAGGGCGAGCCCCAGGGCATGCTGAAGCGGCTGGCGGACGCGGGCATCGTCTGCGACTTCCGCAAGCCGGACATCATCCGCGCGGCGCCCGCGCCGCTGTACTGCAACTACACCGACGTGTACCGCTTCGTGAGGACGCTCGAAGGCCATGCCCGGGACTGA
- a CDS encoding FAD-dependent oxidoreductase: MPGTDRKEAVTVVGAGLVGSLLATYLARRGYTVEVLERRPDMRREVIDAGRSINLAISARGLHALRQVGLEAEALRHAIPMRGRMIHSAKGELTYQPYGKDDSQHINSISRAWLNKFLMTEAEATGRVRIRFKQRVDHADFETGALTVHDDTAGETRHEEGRVLFGTDGSGSAVRQEMDRLPGYVASREQLGHGYKELTIPAGPGGAFQMEKHALHIWPRGTYMLIALPNEDGSFTCTLFLPWTGPVSFESLDTPARLEAFFEEKFPDARALIPDLVDAFFSRPTGSMVTVKCAPWRVGGRALVLGDAAHAIVPFFGQGMNCGFEDCVVLDGLLGRHGQWEDVFADFEQLRKTNADAIADMAVENFIEMRDSTGSPRFLLEKAVEKTLLNAFPGEFVSRYSLVSFSRVPYRLAYEVGAIASGIVSELSEGLAKAEDVNLERAGQLIRGRLVPFMKEHADGFRTEG, translated from the coding sequence ATGCCCGGGACTGACCGGAAGGAAGCCGTCACCGTGGTGGGCGCGGGCCTCGTGGGCTCGCTGCTCGCCACGTACCTGGCCCGCAGGGGCTACACCGTGGAGGTGCTGGAGCGCCGCCCCGACATGCGCCGGGAGGTCATCGACGCGGGCCGCTCCATCAACCTCGCCATCTCCGCGCGCGGCCTGCATGCGCTGCGGCAGGTGGGCCTGGAGGCGGAGGCGCTGAGGCACGCCATCCCCATGCGCGGAAGGATGATTCATTCCGCGAAGGGCGAGCTGACCTACCAGCCCTATGGCAAGGACGACTCGCAGCACATCAACTCGATATCGCGCGCGTGGCTGAACAAGTTCCTGATGACGGAGGCGGAAGCCACCGGCCGCGTCCGCATCCGCTTCAAGCAGCGAGTGGACCACGCGGACTTCGAGACGGGCGCGCTCACGGTGCACGACGACACCGCGGGCGAGACGCGCCACGAGGAGGGCCGCGTGCTGTTCGGCACGGACGGCTCGGGCTCGGCGGTGCGGCAGGAGATGGACCGGCTGCCGGGCTACGTCGCGTCGCGGGAGCAGCTCGGCCACGGGTACAAGGAGCTGACGATTCCGGCGGGCCCGGGCGGCGCGTTCCAGATGGAGAAGCACGCGCTGCACATCTGGCCACGCGGCACGTACATGCTGATTGCCCTGCCCAACGAGGACGGCAGCTTCACGTGCACCCTGTTCCTCCCGTGGACGGGCCCGGTCAGCTTCGAGTCCCTGGACACCCCGGCGCGCCTGGAGGCGTTCTTCGAGGAGAAGTTCCCGGACGCGCGAGCGCTCATCCCCGACCTGGTGGACGCGTTCTTCTCCCGGCCCACGGGCAGCATGGTGACGGTGAAGTGCGCGCCCTGGCGCGTGGGTGGCCGGGCGCTGGTGCTGGGCGACGCGGCGCACGCCATCGTCCCCTTCTTCGGCCAGGGGATGAACTGCGGCTTCGAGGACTGCGTGGTGCTGGACGGGCTGCTGGGCCGGCACGGCCAGTGGGAGGATGTGTTCGCGGACTTCGAGCAGCTGCGCAAGACGAACGCGGACGCCATCGCCGACATGGCGGTGGAGAACTTCATCGAGATGCGCGACAGCACCGGCAGCCCGCGCTTCCTGCTGGAGAAGGCCGTGGAGAAGACGCTGCTCAACGCCTTCCCCGGCGAGTTCGTCAGCCGCTACTCGCTGGTGAGCTTCAGCCGCGTGCCGTACCGGCTGGCCTACGAGGTGGGCGCGATTGCCAGCGGCATCGTCTCGGAGCTGTCCGAGGGGCTGGCGAAGGCGGAGGACGTGAATCTGGAGCGCGCGGGGCAGCTCATCCGCGGACGGTTGGTGCCTTTCATGAAGGAGCACGCGGATGGATTTCGGACTGAAGGGTAG
- a CDS encoding SDR family oxidoreductase, with protein sequence MDFGLKGRRALVMGASAGLGYAIAQALVKEGATVAICSRGGDKLDKAAKELGAALAVPCDLTQPGAARRLVEETVAKLGGVDVLVVNTGGPPAGGFESLTAEQWQLGFQSLWMAAVDGIQAALPGMKERGWGRIVLVTSLAAREAMPNLTISNGLRAGLLGLVKTVSNEVAQHGVTVNAVLPGFHATERMTQLGLTDEKVAPQIPARRLGRPEELAALAAFLSSEQASYISGQSIVVDGGAQRGF encoded by the coding sequence ATGGATTTCGGACTGAAGGGTAGGCGCGCGCTGGTGATGGGTGCGTCCGCCGGCCTGGGCTACGCGATTGCCCAGGCGCTGGTGAAGGAAGGCGCCACGGTGGCCATCTGCTCGCGCGGCGGGGACAAGCTGGACAAGGCCGCGAAGGAGCTGGGCGCGGCGCTGGCGGTGCCGTGTGACTTGACGCAGCCCGGGGCGGCGCGGCGGTTGGTGGAGGAGACTGTCGCGAAGCTGGGCGGCGTGGACGTGCTGGTGGTGAACACGGGCGGGCCTCCGGCGGGCGGCTTCGAGTCGCTGACGGCGGAGCAGTGGCAGCTCGGCTTCCAGAGCCTGTGGATGGCGGCGGTGGACGGCATCCAGGCGGCGCTGCCCGGCATGAAGGAGCGCGGGTGGGGCCGCATCGTCCTGGTGACGTCGCTGGCCGCGCGCGAGGCGATGCCCAACCTCACCATCTCCAACGGCCTGCGCGCGGGCCTGCTGGGGCTGGTGAAGACGGTGAGCAACGAGGTGGCGCAGCACGGCGTCACGGTGAACGCGGTGCTGCCGGGCTTCCACGCCACGGAGCGGATGACGCAATTGGGCCTGACGGACGAGAAGGTGGCGCCGCAGATTCCCGCGCGGCGGCTGGGACGGCCGGAGGAGCTGGCGGCGCTGGCGGCGTTCCTGTCGTCCGAGCAGGCCTCGTACATCTCCGGCCAGTCCATTGTCGTGGACGGCGGCGCGCAGCGCGGGTTCTAG
- a CDS encoding response regulator, with protein sequence MSSADSPIRILVADDHPLLREGLAAMVAGQADMALVAEAENGEQAVQAFREHRPDITLMDVRMPTMGGIDAIAAIRAEFPSARIIVLTTYRGDAQALRAIKAGASGYLLKSMLRKELVETIRGVHAGHRRIDVAIASELAEHRADDELTQRERDVLSQVAAGGANKEIATRLGISEETVKSHVKNVMNKLGASDRTQAVVVALKRGIIDI encoded by the coding sequence ATGAGCTCCGCGGACTCACCCATTCGCATCCTGGTCGCCGATGACCATCCGCTGCTGCGAGAGGGGCTGGCGGCCATGGTTGCCGGCCAGGCGGACATGGCGCTGGTCGCCGAGGCGGAGAACGGCGAGCAGGCCGTCCAGGCCTTCCGTGAGCACCGGCCCGACATCACGCTGATGGACGTGCGGATGCCCACCATGGGCGGCATCGACGCGATTGCGGCCATCCGCGCGGAGTTCCCCAGCGCGAGAATCATCGTCCTGACGACCTACCGGGGCGATGCGCAGGCGCTGCGCGCCATCAAGGCCGGCGCGTCCGGCTACCTGCTCAAGAGCATGCTGCGCAAGGAGCTGGTGGAGACGATTCGCGGCGTGCACGCCGGGCACCGCCGCATCGACGTGGCCATCGCCTCGGAGCTCGCCGAGCACCGGGCGGACGACGAGCTGACGCAGCGGGAGCGCGACGTCCTGAGCCAGGTCGCCGCCGGCGGCGCCAACAAGGAGATCGCCACCCGGCTGGGCATCTCCGAAGAGACGGTCAAATCCCACGTGAAGAACGTCATGAACAAGCTCGGCGCCAGTGACAGGACGCAGGCGGTGGTGGTCGCGCTCAAGCGGGGCATCATCGACATCTGA
- a CDS encoding sensor histidine kinase codes for MKDVTSHRWTRPLQWSALTLCVFLLCGSVATAQPDGRDRGIGQFYHSRWTIKEGAPGQISALAQTRDGFLWLATASTLYSFDGVRFERFEPSNGAPLTTIQTLHAAPDGGLWIGFQHGGAARLKDGQVTHFGEAEGLARSQVVSFAVDTHGGTWALTMADGLFRLRDGRWHRVGDDRKQPGARGGTLLVDRDGTLWVAANETLVFLPKGGQAFRETGARVRWVGKLAQAPDGTIWAAELDGSVRPVVLPTGELHPSTERLEVVSSGMAFDREGSLWVSTLGDGLRRVSHPERPGLVAEPFTEKEGLSADYAWPLILDREGNIWVGTSGGLDRFRHSALVLAEFPRGAHDFALAAGEDGAIWAGTTNRPLMRLHGKQVEFASLGPPVHCAHRDSKGTVWLGAADGLWRIEHGRPVHVAAFPPGLDGPTVQAMSADAEGGLWVSISGAGLFRLKDGVWNSMSERLGTTAKDRVYSAATDAQGRVWLGYRGNMIVRVDSGEVRRFGTADGLDVGLVTALRGGRRVWAGGQFGLAHFDGQRFQPLLVAGGEPLRGVAGILELPDGGLWVHAVPGIFHLRAKEVARAVAEPGYRASSERFDFLDGLPARPTLLRPLPTAVQGTDGRLWFATSNGVVWLDPTRMFRNPLPPPVAIRAVRVDGQRLGTGPSRTLPERAMSLEIDYTALSLSIPERVRFRYRLEGVDATWQDVGTRREAYYTNLDPGRYRFQVIAANNDGVWNETGATLELVLPPAFFQTRWFRALGFAAVLAALWLLYLMRLRQVRAHTRGLLEERHQERERIARELHDTLLQGIHGLILRFQAEAEKIPEGEPARASMEKALDRADDLLVEGRDRVKGLRTPMEELGELSRAFERVGEELVQDHRPTGFHVVVEGKPTTLAPLVCDEVFRIGREALVNAFQHADARRIEVEISYGHDVLRLRVRDDGRGIDAEVLTAGGRPGHWGLAGMRERARKIGAQLDIWRRGDSGTEVDLRVPAATAYRGGPKRTWRSRLRRRLGGGR; via the coding sequence ATGAAGGACGTAACGAGCCATCGCTGGACCCGGCCGCTCCAGTGGAGCGCGCTGACACTGTGCGTGTTCCTGCTGTGCGGCTCGGTCGCCACCGCCCAACCGGATGGCCGCGACCGCGGCATCGGCCAGTTCTACCACTCCCGGTGGACCATCAAGGAGGGCGCCCCCGGTCAGATTTCCGCCCTGGCCCAGACGCGGGACGGCTTCCTCTGGCTGGCCACGGCGTCGACGCTGTACAGCTTCGACGGCGTCCGCTTCGAGCGGTTCGAGCCCTCCAACGGCGCGCCGCTCACCACCATCCAGACGCTGCACGCCGCGCCCGACGGCGGGCTGTGGATTGGCTTCCAGCACGGGGGCGCGGCCCGGCTGAAGGACGGGCAGGTCACCCACTTCGGTGAGGCGGAGGGGCTGGCCCGGAGTCAGGTGGTGTCATTCGCCGTCGACACCCACGGGGGAACCTGGGCCCTCACCATGGCGGACGGACTGTTCCGCCTGCGGGACGGACGCTGGCATCGCGTGGGTGATGACAGGAAGCAACCCGGCGCGCGGGGCGGCACCCTGCTCGTCGACCGCGACGGCACGCTGTGGGTCGCGGCGAATGAGACGCTCGTGTTCCTTCCGAAGGGCGGCCAGGCGTTTCGCGAGACGGGCGCGCGAGTGCGGTGGGTGGGGAAGCTCGCGCAGGCGCCCGATGGCACGATATGGGCCGCCGAGCTGGATGGCAGCGTGCGTCCCGTCGTGCTCCCGACAGGAGAGCTCCACCCTTCGACCGAGCGGCTCGAGGTGGTGTCGAGCGGGATGGCGTTCGACCGTGAGGGCAGCCTGTGGGTCAGCACGCTCGGAGATGGCCTGCGCCGGGTGTCCCACCCCGAGCGGCCGGGCCTGGTCGCGGAGCCCTTCACCGAGAAGGAAGGCCTCAGCGCGGACTACGCCTGGCCGCTCATCCTGGACCGCGAGGGCAACATCTGGGTCGGCACCAGCGGAGGGCTCGACCGGTTCCGCCATAGCGCGCTGGTGTTGGCGGAGTTCCCGCGGGGCGCCCATGACTTCGCGCTGGCCGCGGGCGAGGACGGCGCCATCTGGGCGGGGACCACCAACCGGCCCTTGATGCGGCTGCACGGCAAGCAGGTCGAGTTCGCCAGCCTCGGGCCCCCCGTCCACTGCGCGCACCGGGACTCGAAGGGCACCGTGTGGCTGGGGGCCGCGGATGGCCTCTGGCGCATCGAGCACGGCCGGCCGGTGCATGTCGCCGCGTTTCCCCCCGGGCTCGACGGGCCCACCGTCCAGGCCATGTCAGCGGATGCGGAGGGTGGGCTGTGGGTCAGCATCAGCGGAGCCGGGCTGTTCCGCCTGAAGGACGGCGTGTGGAACTCCATGAGCGAGCGGCTCGGCACCACTGCGAAGGACCGCGTCTATAGCGCGGCCACCGACGCCCAGGGCCGCGTCTGGCTGGGCTACCGCGGCAACATGATTGTCAGGGTCGACTCCGGTGAGGTGCGCCGCTTCGGGACGGCGGATGGACTCGACGTCGGACTGGTGACCGCGCTGCGGGGCGGACGCAGGGTGTGGGCGGGCGGGCAGTTCGGCCTGGCGCACTTCGACGGGCAGCGCTTCCAGCCGCTCCTCGTGGCCGGGGGCGAGCCGCTGCGCGGGGTCGCCGGCATCCTGGAGCTGCCGGACGGCGGCCTGTGGGTCCACGCGGTGCCGGGCATCTTCCACCTCCGCGCGAAGGAGGTGGCGCGCGCCGTCGCGGAGCCGGGATATCGCGCCAGCAGCGAGCGCTTCGACTTCCTCGATGGCCTGCCGGCCCGCCCCACCCTGCTGCGCCCGCTGCCCACCGCCGTGCAGGGCACCGACGGCAGGCTGTGGTTCGCGACCAGCAATGGCGTGGTGTGGTTGGACCCGACGCGCATGTTCCGCAATCCGCTGCCGCCACCGGTGGCGATTCGCGCGGTGCGCGTGGATGGACAGCGGCTCGGGACCGGGCCGTCGCGCACCCTGCCGGAGCGGGCGATGAGCCTGGAGATTGATTACACGGCGCTGAGCCTCTCCATCCCCGAGCGCGTGCGCTTCCGCTACCGGCTGGAGGGCGTGGACGCGACGTGGCAGGACGTCGGCACGCGGCGCGAGGCGTACTACACGAACCTGGACCCCGGGCGGTATCGCTTCCAGGTCATCGCCGCCAACAACGACGGCGTGTGGAACGAGACGGGCGCGACGCTGGAGCTCGTCCTGCCGCCGGCCTTCTTCCAGACACGGTGGTTCCGCGCGCTGGGCTTCGCCGCGGTGCTGGCGGCGCTGTGGCTGCTGTACCTGATGCGGCTGCGCCAGGTGCGGGCCCACACGCGGGGGCTGCTGGAGGAGCGCCACCAGGAGCGGGAGCGCATCGCCCGCGAGCTGCACGACACGCTGCTGCAGGGCATCCACGGGTTGATTCTCCGCTTCCAGGCGGAGGCCGAGAAGATTCCGGAGGGCGAGCCCGCGCGCGCCTCGATGGAGAAGGCGCTGGACCGGGCCGACGACCTCCTGGTCGAGGGGAGAGACCGGGTGAAGGGCCTGCGCACGCCCATGGAAGAGCTCGGCGAGCTGTCCCGCGCCTTCGAAAGGGTGGGCGAGGAGCTGGTGCAGGACCACCGCCCCACCGGCTTCCACGTGGTCGTGGAGGGGAAACCCACGACGCTGGCCCCGCTCGTGTGCGACGAGGTCTTCCGCATCGGTCGCGAGGCGCTGGTGAACGCGTTCCAGCATGCCGACGCGCGGCGAATCGAGGTGGAGATCTCCTATGGCCACGACGTGCTGCGCCTGCGCGTCCGCGACGACGGGCGGGGCATCGACGCGGAGGTCCTCACTGCCGGCGGACGGCCGGGACACTGGGGCCTGGCGGGCATGCGGGAGCGAGCGCGCAAGATTGGAGCGCAGCTCGACATCTGGCGCCGGGGCGACTCGGGGACGGAGGTGGACCTGCGCGTGCCCGCCGCGACTGCGTATCGCGGCGGCCCGAAACGCACCTGGAGGAGCAGGTTGCGGCGCAGGCTCGGCGGAGGCCGCTGA